The genomic segment CTCCTTTAATAAAATTAATGAATACTACATTTTTAAAAATTATTGATGTAATATTTACAAATCTTAAATAAGCATATTTCATATCTATTCTTTAAATTTTTTAAATAAAAATATTATTTATTTAACAATAACATAAAGACTTAAATAAAAGCTAAATTGATATTAATTAGATTTATACTTTTATTCTTTGCTAACAAAAGTTACAATTTATTTTCTAATTATATTTTTATATATTTCTAGTAGTTTTTTATAAGTAAAAGTTTAACTCATAAAATATATAGCATAATTTTAGTAACATAATCAAATTTTATTATTATAAACATATATACAAAAGGACTTAAACTTGGAAAAAAGAAAAAATCATATTAAAAAATTATCTAACTATGCACTTGTTGGTGGACTTGGAGCTTTTTTAGTTACAGGTCTTACTGGTTGCTTTGATTCAGGTTCTAATAATAACCAACAACAAGGTCAAAATGGTGCTTTTACAAATGCTTCTCAAAAGCAAGGTGCTTTTGTAATTATTGAAGAATCAAAAGATGGAAGATATGCTATTGCCGATGAGTTTCCAGCTTCTAAAACAACTATAGTTTTAAGAAAACCAGATGGAACGGAAAGAATTCTTTCTCAAGAAGAAATTAATGCCTTAGTAAAACAAGAAGAAGCTAAAATTGATGCAGGAACATCAGCACTTACAAATCCAGAAATATCAAATGGTGGCATGGGATTAGGAGGTGTACTTCTTTCTTCTATTGCAGGTGCTATGATTGGTTCTTGGTTAGGAAATAAACTATTTAATAATCAAAACTATCAAAATCAAAGAAAAGCACAATACAAATCGCCACAAACATATAGTAGATCACAAAGTTCATTTAAAAATGCTACAAAATCTACATCAAGCTCTTCTAAAAAAAGTGGTTTTTTTGGAAGTAAATCTTCATCAAGTAGTTCAAAAAGTTTATTTGGTTCTACTAGATCATTTGGTGGATGATAATGAAACTACAAAAATTACAACCTTTAACTAATGAGTACTTAGAATCAATTGGTTTTGTTTGGCATACAGATGAAGATAACACTTCATATATTGCAAATGAAGTAGTACAAATTACAGAAGATGAGGCAAATGCTTATTATGAAGCTACAAATGAACTTTATGATATGTTTTGCGAAGCTGGTGAATACGTAATTGAAAATGAACTATTTCATGAACTTAATATTCCTTTTAATCTTGTTGAAATGATTAAAGAGTCTTGGGAAAATGATGTGCACTGGTATTTATATTCAAGATTTGATTTAGCAGGTGGAATTGATGGAAAACCAATTAAACTTATTGAGTTTAATGCGGATACTCCAACTTCTCTTTTTGAAACTGCTATTATTCAATGGGCACAACTTAAAGCAAATAATCTTGATGAAGCTAGCCAATTTAATAATTTGTATGATGCATTAAAAGATAACTTCAAAAGAATAATTACTCTAGATAGTGATATTGAAAAGTTTGATGAATATTACTCTAAACTTGGATGGAAAATTTTATTCTCATCAATCTCTGGACTTCCAGAAGATGAACATACTACAAAACTATTACAACATTTAGCAAAGGAAGCTGGATTTAATACTGACTTTGAATTTATAGATAAAGTTAACTTTAGTGATGATGGTATTTTTAAAGAAGATGTAAATTTTGAGTTTTGGTTTAAACTTATTCCTTGGGAAGATATAGCAATAGATGAAAGTGAGTTAGCTCTTCTTTTAACTGAAATAATTAAAGAGAAAAAAGCAATCATTTTTAATCCAGCATATACTTTAATGTTCCAATCAAAAGGTTTTATGAAAATACTATGGGATTTATATCCAGAACACCCACTACTTCTTGAAACATCTTTTGAGCCTTTAGAAAATAAAAAACAAGTTGAAAAAAGATGTTTTGGAAGAGAAGGAGCAAATACAAAAATCATAAATGAAGATGGTTCTATTGATGTTGAAACAACAGGAGATTATGAAGGGCATAAAGCTATCTATCAAGAGTTTGTAGAGCTTCCAAGAGATGAAGAAGGCAACTACTATCAAGCAGGAGTTTTTTATGCATACGAAGCTTCTGGTCTTGGATTTAGAAGAGGTGAAAAAATCTTAAATAATATGTCTAAATTTGTAGGTCATATTATAAAATAACTAAGGATTCCCCCTTAGTTATGTAAATGTTACACTTCAATCTTTTTTAATCATTTTAAGACTAATATATATTTATACATTATTTTAAAGGTTTAATATGATAATTTCAAATACTACTCAAAATAACTATTTAGATGAAATAAAAAAAAAGAATAGAGAAAAAAGAATAGAAGTTAGAAAAGAACTTTTTGAAAAAACAATATCTAAAAATAAAGAAGAAAGAAAAAGTAATATAACAGATTCAAGTGTCTTTCTAGATATATCCCCTGATGCAAGACAAAAGGCTACTAAAACAGTAAATAGCCCTGCAAGTGAACTTCAAAAACTATATAAGAAGTTAGATGAGTATGAAAGTAAAGTAGATACATTTACTAAAGAGTTAAAGTTCACTGATAATAAGCATGAATCTAATAATTTAAATAAAACTATTGTAGAGTTTAATCAAAAAATATCTGAGATAAAAGAGAAAATTCAAAACCTTTCAAAGTCATAATATTTTTGATTACTAATATATTTAAATAAGAATAAAGTAATTAATCAATAAAATAATTTTAAATAGTATATGAGCATGAAAATGAACAAAAAAGAAAAGATTTTAGAAAAGATTATTCACTTAAAAAAAGAGCTTAAAGAAGACCCAAATAATAGTAAACTCTATGTTAAACTTGCAAAAACATATCTAAAATCAGAAGATTTTGAACTGCGTGAAGAAGCCTACAAATCATATAAAAAAGCCTTTAAACTTAGCAAAAGATCAGATATTGCTTTAAAGATTGCAAACTTATACTTAAGTGATGAAAATCGTGCTTATGCATACAAGTACTTCTTAAAAGCTATTAAACTATCCCCAGAAGATCATGAGATTATTTTAAAAGCTAAAGAGTGTGCATTTGAATATTATCTTGAAGATTACGTAGAAGATAAAGAAGAGAAAGAGTTAAGAAAAAAACTTATTAAATATACTACGTAACTATTATTTATAGTTATTTATATAATTCTCAATAATTTCTAATTTATTTTCATCTTTTAGACGAAGTTCTAGATTCATTAAATATACATCTTCTAAATCAAACTTTTGTAATTTTACAAAATCTTTTTCTGTAGTAATTATTGAATAATCTTTATACTTAACTTTTATTTTTTCAATATCATCTTTAGTAAAAGAGTGATGATCTTCAAAT from the Arcobacter sp. CECT 8983 genome contains:
- a CDS encoding UPF0323 family lipoprotein, yielding MEKRKNHIKKLSNYALVGGLGAFLVTGLTGCFDSGSNNNQQQGQNGAFTNASQKQGAFVIIEESKDGRYAIADEFPASKTTIVLRKPDGTERILSQEEINALVKQEEAKIDAGTSALTNPEISNGGMGLGGVLLSSIAGAMIGSWLGNKLFNNQNYQNQRKAQYKSPQTYSRSQSSFKNATKSTSSSSKKSGFFGSKSSSSSSKSLFGSTRSFGG
- a CDS encoding glutathionylspermidine synthase family protein, encoding MKLQKLQPLTNEYLESIGFVWHTDEDNTSYIANEVVQITEDEANAYYEATNELYDMFCEAGEYVIENELFHELNIPFNLVEMIKESWENDVHWYLYSRFDLAGGIDGKPIKLIEFNADTPTSLFETAIIQWAQLKANNLDEASQFNNLYDALKDNFKRIITLDSDIEKFDEYYSKLGWKILFSSISGLPEDEHTTKLLQHLAKEAGFNTDFEFIDKVNFSDDGIFKEDVNFEFWFKLIPWEDIAIDESELALLLTEIIKEKKAIIFNPAYTLMFQSKGFMKILWDLYPEHPLLLETSFEPLENKKQVEKRCFGREGANTKIINEDGSIDVETTGDYEGHKAIYQEFVELPRDEEGNYYQAGVFYAYEASGLGFRRGEKILNNMSKFVGHIIK